Proteins encoded within one genomic window of Hermetia illucens chromosome 2, iHerIll2.2.curated.20191125, whole genome shotgun sequence:
- the LOC119648338 gene encoding BET1 homolog — translation MRRSNYNYQPLPQHPGGPSTSHDALEEENERVADELKEKIGALKSLTIDIGNEVRYQDKMLRGIDDDMDRTGGFLSTTMSRVIRLGRGGGVHKHMCYMFLFVMFVFFLLYIVLKLR, via the coding sequence ATGAGACGCTCGAACTACAATTATCAGCCGCTGCCGCAACATCCAGGCGGGCCCAGTACAAGTCACGATGCCCTCGAGGAGGAGAACGAGCGAGTGGCTGACGAGCTGAAGGAGAAAATCGGCGCTCTCAAGTCCCTGACCATTGACATAGGCAACGAGGTCCGCTACCAGGACAAGATGCTGCGAGGCATAGACGACGACATGGACCGCACGGGCGGATTTCTGTCGACGACCATGTCCAGGGTTATCAGACTGGGGCGCGGAGGCGGAGTGCATAAGCACATGTGTTATATGTTTCTGTTTGTGATGTTTGTCTTCTTTCTACTGTACATAGTCCTTAAGTTAAGGTAA